A single region of the Pelecanus crispus isolate bPelCri1 chromosome 10, bPelCri1.pri, whole genome shotgun sequence genome encodes:
- the HMX2 gene encoding homeobox protein HMX2, whose product MSSKEDPSKGCPAAAPISSFTIQSILGSGSAEPPREAGGRGAAWPARGRTLSLSSEDEEPEESWKHGGCLCPEAQGPAEACRKHQPLGFTCLGSTKGSGAAAAGGGERGSFLSPPPQDCKEEKEKPLGASSPSCGDRQRDGGDRQAGAAKKKTRTVFSRSQVYQLESTFDMKRYLSSSERACLASSLQLTETQVKTWFQNRRNKWKRQLSAELEAANMAHASAQTLVGMPLVFRDNSLLRVPVPRSIAFPAPLYYPGSNLSALPLYNLYNKIDY is encoded by the exons ATGAGCAGCAAAGAAGACCCCAGCAAGGGCTGTCCGGCGGCTGCTCCCATCTCCAGTTTCACCATCCAGTCCATCCTGGGCAGCGGCAGCGCCGAGCCCCCCCGGgaggccgggggccggggggccgcctggcccgcccgcggccggaccctctccctctcctcgGAGGACGAGGAGCCGGAGGAGAGCTGGAAGCACGGCGGCTGCCTCTGCCCCGAGGCTCAGGGCCCCGCCGAGGCGTGCCGCAAGCACCAGCCCCTCGGCTTCACCTGCCTCG GCAGCACCaaggggagcggagcggcggcggcgggcggcggggagcgggggtcCTTCCTCTCGCCCCCGCCGCAGGACTgtaaggaggagaaggagaagccGCTGGGCGCCTCCTCGCCTTCCTGCGGGGACCGGCAGCGCGACGGCGGGGACCGGCAGGCCGGCGCCGCCAAGAAGAAGACGCGCACGGTGTTCAGCCGCAGCCAGGTCTATCAGCTGGAGTCCACCTTCGACATGAAGCGCTACCTGAGCAGCTCGGAGCGGGCCTGCCTGGcctccagcctgcagctcacCGAGACCCAGGTGAAGACCTGGTTCCAGAACCGCAGGAACAAGTGGAAACGGCAGCTTTCGGCCGAGCTGGAGGCGGCCAACATGGCCCACGCCTCGGCGCAGACTCTGGTGGGGATGCCGCTGGTGTTTAGAGACAATTCCCTCCTCCGAGTGCCGGTGCCCCGGTCCATCGCCTTCCCCGCCCCTCTCTACTACCCCGGCAGCAACCTCTCGGCCTTACCGCTCTACAACCTCTACAACAAGATCGACTACTGA